GGCCGCTGTGGTCCCCCACGGCAAACTGTCCCTTCCCTCTTTTTCCGGCACTACTGGTATTGGTGTAGCAGTCATTTTGCGCATTCTAGAATGCAATCATGCAAGGGGACGACAATCCAGCCGGTTAAGCAGAACTTCCTGGGTACTTTCAGTGGGTGCTGTCCCCACTAGGGTGAAATCATAcaatgtaagaaagaaaaaaggggaaaaaaaaatgcctgaaaATTTTAACTGTACTTAAATGATGTTCCCCCAGTCCTCTGCCCAACCTGAGCAGATGGGGACACACCCATGCTTCCTCCTCTCGCTGATCCAACAGCATCCAGCATCCGTCGCTAGTGCAGAAGTCGGAAAActtagcggggggggggggggtgagcaTGACTGACAAAGAAGCAAACTGTCACGTTTCTTTATGAAACTGGGACAAAAGTCTGTGACAGGGAACTTTGTTTCTAAATGAGGGCGCCCCATTACTGGTGGAGGTAAGTCTCTAGAATGTTGCTTTAAGAAAGAGAAGCAGGTGTGTTTCCTACTGGAAATGTTAGGAGCCCTACCTACCCTCTCGTCTCAGGTATTGGGGGGCACAGAGGGAGAAAGACGAGGGGAGGGTGTCATTTCCCACCTGAGGCGCTGGGTTCTTTCTGGTTCCAAGATTTGGGGCTGCTAGAGCTTTACAAACCCAGATGGTGGACCTCACCCACCATCCCCACTTCCCTCCCCGACTCACTAAATCAACATCTGAGAACCATTGTTTTGGCACACGCTTTCTCATTCAAGCACCCCTGCCTGGCTGGTAAGGAAACCTAGGGGAGCCGCCTTTATGCTGCATACACGCAGAATCCACCATTCGCCATGCAGGACAGCTGGTCCCCAACAGCATCGAACAGGCAGCTCCTTTCTCCTTGCCCTGACCTCCAAAGACACTCGTAAAAAGGTAGAGCAGGGCCCTGCCAAGTCTCTTTTAGCACCGCAGTTGCACCATTTAGACCAGGGAAAGAAAGTGTTCAAAAGATTGCCTGGCTACCGGGAGACCACCCCTCATTGGCTCCCCTGGCCCCGAGCCGGGGCCCAGCGCCCTGTTGATTGGGCGAGGTGCTGGCGGCCGCTCCAGGCTTAAGGATAAGCCCCTCCGTGTTCATCAACTCATTTTCCTGTGCGCAGTAACAACgagcttgttttgttttgaaaaataattatttcacttTTCCCTCGCCCACTTTGTAAAAGGCCGTATTGCATTCTTGGCTACTTTCCAGGTTCGGGGTGCAGGCCCATTCAAGAAACTGAAATGTCACATCCTAACTATCTTAGGACTGGGGAGAGGGGCTCATCTGTGGgccccattactttttttttttttttgatgggggaAATGAACAAAGCAACTGTGAACTGGGCTAGTCTCATTGTATACAAGGGCTTTTCTCTTCACTGACCACAATCCCAATATTCCACAGCTACAGAAACTAGAAacagtgctgctgctgctgcccaccagtaaccagcttttttttttttaaaaaaaaaggtgtgccAAATGATGGATTGCATCCTTCAAAAACTGGTTCATCTGATAATGTGATGTCTTAGGAAAACCAATTTCTTTTTAACAATGATTTTTCTGGGAGACCCACAACAGAATACTTTAGCAGACATATCGTTAAATGTTAACTTATTTGATTAAATGACTGTGATTCATTGTAATGAACGATGGCAAATCGCTTGCATCTCTCTTTTGTAACTAAGAGttgtttttaaccttttcttATACCTCTTCttttttggcggggggtgggggggcgggcgggTGCCAcatcccacggcatgtgggatcttagctcccagatcaggggtcgaacccacgtcccctgcattggaaggtgaagtgtcaaccactggatcgccaggaaGTCCCTAAccttttctttagagaaatattaaAGACTCAACAGAGCACTAACTAAAaacactgcaaaacaaaaacacaactccACTGACCTTCAACTAAAGATGTCAGGAGGGTGACGTGAGCAGCTTTCCGTCTTCCGGCCGGAAGATTCAACCCAATCTTGTCCAACTTCTCCCGCAAGGACCGGCCACCATTTTTAGATTTGGCTctgagcaaaataataataataaaacaaaaaattattttctcgaGAAACcactttaaaattctaaatgCCTAACGTGCTgctaacaaaacagaaatctgTCAAAAACAATCTACATTATGTGGTTTACAATCAAGTGATACAGGGAATCCTTATTTAGTTAATCCCTGTAAAATTCAAAAATCTTTCTTAGCATCgccagcattatttttttaaatcacagaacaTTGCGAGTTGTACGGAGCAGATAAATTTTCACTTGTAGAAACTGCagcagcaccccccccccaaaaaaaaacgaCTCCCTGGGGGAACCAGACCCATGGAGCTCCTCTCCCCTGAATACAGATGCTACCACTTCATACAAAGAATCAAATTCTAACCAAATGAGAATTTGTTAGCGCTGTTTTAACACTTCCTTCTACATTTGGCACTTTCTAAAAGAGAAGATGTGTACTAAAACTCCCTGGGCTAATGAGAATGCAGTGTTAGGTATAAAAGTTCCATAAATGTTAAAACCATCTCCCTGGTCCTTTTATATTATTCATCCCCAACCATTCAACCGCCATGCCCAGAACGTGTCCCCACATACCTTCTGAGGACACCTCCCAGTAATGAGGCATTTAAGCACTCAGGCGGGGACAGTCGCCTCTGGACTTCAGCCACTGTCACTTTGTATTTAGATGTAGAGCTGAGGAGGGACAGTCTTCCAGGGACAGAGCAGAAGACCTCGCTGGGATTCATCACAGCCTCCACCAGCTCCTTCTGACAAGGGAGACTCAAGGGGTTCTTCGTCATTGAAATAGGACCTGTGAGCAAAGATCAGAAGTGGCGTTCCCAAGCAAACCACTAACCGAAGCTGAAAGAGCTCTTTGAACAACTAACACTGCATGTTGGACTATAAATTGCAAGCAGATCTTTTTGAAGCCATATTCTTCAAAGATAATCGAATCTGAATTTCACAATTTAACACCTTGGGTAGTTAATGAGTCAAGATCCCAAGCGTGGAGGGTTTGCATTTTCTAAccacttttaaaatctgtttaattaaaacatgtTTTCAAAAGACTACTtcataactaaataaatgaagatttcttcccccctccctcactCAACGAATATCCAAAATCACAGGACTGATTTAATCATCTGGCAAAATCTTTCAGTGCAACTGAtcacagtaaattttaaaatacaaacacacctGTTCTAAGTTTACTGGgaaattctgtttattttctgaggttttttttcttttttttttttttcaaaacccatTTTTCCTCAGTTGATTTCAAACAGTTTAACCTCAAGTAACAGACCATAACTACATTTCATTTAGGATTACCCCATTTCCCAACAGAGCTAAACTGGTAATCCGGGCAGTACGTGTAACTTGATTTCATGAGCCACTCGCTCGCCCAAGTAATCCAATTTTCcaaaccccctcccctccccccacctcatcCCTGCATAAATCCGACAGATCACCCAGCCCGATGCTTTCAGGGCTATATGTTTTGTAGGCCAAACTGTGTCCGCACCTTCTTCTTGCAGGTCAGAATTAAGGCTCCTTATTACCCCTGTGCGTATTTGAAATCCGAAATAAAATCACACCAACCCGTTCAACAACTAAAACTGTCACAGAACCAATCACTCCACTAAGGTATGTGGTGACTTGTTTTCCAAATTAAATCACAGCCTTAACTCACTCTGGGATTCTTTCTGGAGCATCGTAAAAACACTCTCGAATTCAAGCAGTAACACCCACCAAGGGAAAACTATGGAGTAACAAATCCGGAGATTGGGAGGCAGCTCCTGAGAGCATCCTTTTCCATTTAGGTCGTAAAGAAATGCCCTGTCTTCTCACTCCTAAAACCTACCTGCCTCGGGTGCCTGTCACTCCCTCCCACCACAAATGTCCCAAATCGGATACCAAAAGCCCTACCTCGCCAATAAGTTAATAACTTCCCGGTACCGCTAAGAACCAGTACAGGGTGTGTGAcgccagaggaagaaaagaactcGCGCTCACTCGGTACCTTTGCGAATAACCGTCTGATCATGCAGAAGTAGGTGCTGGTCGTCGACGTTCTGGGGGAGAAACGACAAAGTTTCCTTTAGGTTCGAGGGAGCCTGGGGGGGGGGTAGGAGAGAGGCGGTGGGGCGAACGGGTCCgggcaggaggggcagggccGAGGCGCTCACCTGCACCCCCTCCATCTGGTGCGCCATGTCGTGCAGCCCCAGGTTCTCGGCCAGGCCCGCGGCGTCCAGGGCGTGCGAGTGGGGCAGCAGCAGGTCCGAGCGGCGGTAGGCGTCCCTGCGGGCGCTCACGGCGCCGCCGTCCAGCCCGGAGAGGTGGGGCAACAGGCCGGCCGGGCGCGCGTGGTGCGAGGGCAGCCCAGCCCCCTCCTGGCTCTGGCGGCCCGGCCAGGCCTGCTGCTGGCTGCCCGTGGGCGCCGGCTGGTGCAGGGGGTTGATGGCGGCGGCGTACGCTTCTCCCAGATGCGAGTAGGGGTCGGCTGCCTGCGAGTAAGCCAGCTGCTGGTAGGGAGGCGGAAAGTAGGGTGGCGGCTGGTATTCGGCGACTCCAGCGTGGGAGAGGGGCGGCGCGGGGCTGTAGAGATGCTGCCCGGCGGAGGGGAGGTGAGGCAGCCGCGGGTTCCCATTGCTGCTCGCGTCGTGGCGATCCTGGGGCGGAGAAACGGAGACCCGGTTAGTACGAAAGGCCGCTACCGTGCACGGCCCGCGGCCACCGCGCTGAGCCTTGTGACCCCCGGGCACCCACCGCACCAGCCCGGACCGACCCCCGCGGGGCCTGCCCTCGGGCCAAAAGGCCCCGGGGAGCAACGTGCCCCGGGGGTCTCGCTGTCAACCGCGAGTGCGCAGAGGAAGAGGAAACTGGAGAAAGACCTGGAGGAACgtgccccccgggccccgcggcgGAGGTCTGACGCCCGAGGTATTCTGCGGC
The DNA window shown above is from Kogia breviceps isolate mKogBre1 chromosome 14, mKogBre1 haplotype 1, whole genome shotgun sequence and carries:
- the TFAP2C gene encoding transcription factor AP-2 gamma: MLWKITDNVKYEEDCEDRHDASSNGNPRLPHLPSAGQHLYSPAPPLSHAGVAEYQPPPYFPPPYQQLAYSQAADPYSHLGEAYAAAINPLHQPAPTGSQQQAWPGRQSQEGAGLPSHHARPAGLLPHLSGLDGGAVSARRDAYRRSDLLLPHSHALDAAGLAENLGLHDMAHQMEGVQNVDDQHLLLHDQTVIRKGPISMTKNPLSLPCQKELVEAVMNPSEVFCSVPGRLSLLSSTSKYKVTVAEVQRRLSPPECLNASLLGGVLRRAKSKNGGRSLREKLDKIGLNLPAGRRKAAHVTLLTSLVEGEAVHLARDFAYVCEAEFPSKSVAEYLTRPHLGGRNEMATRKNMLLAAQQVCKEFTDLLNQDRTPNGNNRPTPVLETSIQNCLSHFSLITHGFGSQAICAAVSAVQNYIKEALMVIDKSYMNPGDQSPADSSKTLEKMEKHRK